A window from Theobroma cacao cultivar B97-61/B2 chromosome 3, Criollo_cocoa_genome_V2, whole genome shotgun sequence encodes these proteins:
- the LOC18605719 gene encoding RNA polymerase sigma factor sigE, chloroplastic/mitochondrial, protein MGVVSVSSSAARTPLGLSTKFSTQRCTSRRPLTVAFKADKSDNTALVTPQEHILLPIETAKEHPKRRGKAKKDPKIVNHVFTDDGSPCTLEVDYNEAAAKLENIYKLSPATRSSDVEEVEGKIKGRRQRRKRSKESDEKGVNSNDQIVVRNQTNRIKRLSLDNRIALKKNREEKPVVSVRRKKSSENESEKIDRLVRDYSASTDLVSLDWRKMKIPPVLPSIEHTWLFKLMQPMKALLQAKENLQKDLGRDPTEDELAEATNMSAAQVRKHLEVGQAARNKLIKHNLRLVLFSINKYFQDFANGPRFQDLCQAGVKGLITAIDRFEPRRRFRLSTYSLFWIRHAIIRSMTLSSFTRVSFGLESVRVEIQRAKLELLFELHREPTEEEIIKKVGISPERYQEVMRASKPVASLHSRHSVTQEEFINGITDIDGVGGDHRRQPALLRLALDDVLDSLKPKESLVIRQRYGLDGKGDRTLGEIAGNLNISREMVRKHEVKALMKLKHPARVDYLRRYVV, encoded by the exons ATGGGAGTTGTCAGTGTTTCTAGCTCAGCTGCCCGAACTCCGCTAGGGTTAAGCACAAAGTTTTCTACTCAAAGATGTACATCGAGAAGGCCTTTGACTGTTGCATTTAAAGCAGATAAATCCGATAATACTGCTTTAGTTACACCTCAAGAGCATATTCTTTTACCTATAGAAACAGCTAAGGAGCACCCAAAGAGACGAGGAAAAGCTAAGAAGGATCCTAAAATTGTAAATCATGTCTTTACCGATGACGGTTCTCCATGTACCTTGGAAGTGGATTACAATGAAGCTGCTGCCAAACTTGAAAACATTTATAAGCTTAGCCCTGCAACTAGATCATCTGATGTAGAAGAGGTAGAAGGTAAGATAAAAGGACGACGGCAAAGGAGAAAGAGGTCTAAAGAAAGTGATGAGAAAGGAGTTAACTCTAACGACCAGATCGTGGTTAGGAACCAGACTAATAGGATTAAAAGATTGAGTCTTGATAATAGAATTGCACTGAAAAAGAACAGAGAAGAAAAACCTGTTGTTTCTGTTCGGAGGAAAAAGAGTAGTGAGAATGAAAGTGAGAAGATTGATAGGCTTGTGAGGGACTATTCAGCTTCAACTGATTTGGTTAGCCTGGACTGGAGAAAGATGAAGATACCTCCCGTTCTGCCATCTATTGAACATACTTGGTTGTTTAAGTTAATGCAGCCCATGAAG GCACTGCTTCAGGCAAAAGAGAACTTGCAAAAGGATTTGGGTAGAGATCCAACTGAAGATGAATTAGCTGAGGCCACAAATATGAGCGCAGCTCAAGTAAGAAAACATTTAGAAGTCGGTCAAGCTGCTAGAAACAAGCTGATTAAG CATAATCTCCGGCTTGTTCTGTTTTCGataaacaaatattttcaagATTTTGCAAATGGCCCAAGATTTCAAGACCTTTGTCAGGCAGGAGTCAAAGGACTTATTACAGCCATTGATCGTTTTGAACCAAGAAGGAGATTCCGGCTCTCCACATACAGTCTTTTCTGGATTAGGCACGCAATTATACGCTCCATGACACTATCAAGCTTCACACGTGTCTCATTTGGACTTGAGTCG GTTAGAGTAGAAATCCAAAGAGCCAAACTTGAATTATTGTTTGAACTTCATAGAGAACCAACAGAggaagaaataattaaaaaagttggGATCTCTCCTGAGAGGTACCAAGAAGTAATGAGGGCCTCAAAACCTGTTGCCTCTCTTCATTCAAGGCATTCAGTCACACAAGAAGAGTTCATCAACGGAATCACTGACATCGATGGTGTTGGAGGTGATCACCGGAGGCAACCTGCTCTTCTCCGGCTTGCACTTGATGATGTG CTTGATTCTCTGAAGCCTAAGGAGAGCCTGGTGATCAGACAGAGATATGGACTAGATGGTAAAGGTGATAGAACATTAGGAGAAATTGCTGGGAACTTGaatatttcaagagaaatggttCGGAAGCATGAAGTAAAGGCGCTAATGAAGCTCAAGCATCCAGCCCGAGTGGATTATCTTCGTCGATACGTTGTCTAA
- the LOC18605720 gene encoding MYB-like transcription factor ETC3 → MDRQRRRKQPKITTREYEEVSSIEWEFIKVTEQEEDLIYRMHRLVGERWDLIAGRIPGRKAEEIERFWIMQNNEGFAQRRREHKESISKNIWPLAFNGFK, encoded by the exons ATGGACCGACAACGCCGCCGGAAGCAACCCAAAATCACCACTCGTGAATACGAAG AGGTTAGTAGTATTGAGTGGGAATTTATTAAAGTGACTGAACAGGAAGAAGATCTAATCTACAGGATGCACAGGCTTGTTGGAGAAAG GTGGGATTTGATAGCTGGCAGGATTCCAGGGCGGAAAgcagaggaaatagagaggttTTGGATAATGCAAAATAATGAAGGATTTGCCCAGAGAAGAAGAGAGCACAAAGAAAGCATCTCTAAAAATATTTGGCCTTTGGCCTTTAATGGCTTTAAATAG